One Tolypothrix bouteillei VB521301 DNA window includes the following coding sequences:
- a CDS encoding bifunctional metallophosphatase/5'-nucleotidase: MTGTSTERLKKFTILHSNDMHGDFLAEAKGEEGKLIGGLSLLSGYINQVRQEEKNVLYVISGDMLQGSMIDTEFKGLSTIEIMNYLAPNAVTLGNHELDYGFPHLLFLEKMANFPIVNANLYIKKYSKRLMNPYIILNVDGFDIMFIGIVTEEVLKALKLDTSISTFVGLEDAASEIGKICNTYKNEDIDLTVLLTHIGFEEDKKLAAMLDPSWGVDIIIGGHSHTLLDQPAQVNNILITQAAVGTDQIGRFDIVVDDDTNSIVEWKWQLIPINNEVAPRDVDLENFIATYQEAVDRKYNRVIGRLTRKLTHPTREAETELGNLITDIFAQIDTLDVVFIGSASIRGTELGPLVTLGDLKKVYPYDGALYKFRLTGANLLKIFNYVLRPENRMPDESNCFQISQGVRVVYSDAEKKVVSLLINGNLVQEDKEYSICLEEYHYKNSVMSLNMTAEELGSSKAIATSVQSVLEEYLSSHQLLDAHIEGRWTFQ, encoded by the coding sequence ATGACTGGTACTAGCACAGAACGTTTGAAAAAATTTACAATCTTGCACTCAAATGATATGCACGGAGACTTTCTGGCAGAAGCCAAAGGTGAAGAAGGTAAGTTGATTGGTGGTTTATCACTGCTTTCAGGATATATCAATCAAGTACGCCAAGAAGAGAAAAATGTGCTTTATGTAATTTCTGGCGATATGCTCCAGGGTTCTATGATCGATACCGAATTCAAAGGTCTATCAACCATAGAAATTATGAATTACTTGGCTCCAAATGCCGTTACCTTAGGGAACCACGAGTTAGATTATGGCTTCCCACATTTGCTATTTCTAGAAAAGATGGCAAATTTTCCTATAGTCAATGCTAATCTATATATTAAAAAATACAGTAAAAGATTGATGAATCCATACATCATCCTCAATGTTGATGGATTCGATATCATGTTTATTGGTATTGTAACGGAAGAAGTTCTTAAAGCATTAAAACTAGACACAAGTATTAGTACATTTGTAGGTTTAGAGGATGCAGCCTCAGAAATAGGTAAGATTTGCAATACTTACAAAAATGAAGATATTGACCTGACAGTTCTGTTAACACACATTGGTTTTGAAGAGGACAAAAAACTAGCGGCAATGCTGGACCCATCATGGGGTGTAGATATTATCATTGGCGGACACTCTCATACTCTTTTAGACCAGCCAGCCCAAGTTAATAATATTTTGATTACACAAGCAGCAGTTGGTACAGACCAGATTGGGCGTTTTGATATTGTGGTAGATGATGATACTAACAGTATTGTGGAATGGAAGTGGCAACTAATTCCAATCAACAATGAAGTTGCACCACGAGATGTTGATTTAGAAAACTTTATTGCGACTTATCAAGAAGCGGTAGATCGCAAATATAATCGAGTCATTGGTCGTTTAACACGGAAACTAACGCATCCAACTCGTGAAGCGGAAACTGAATTGGGTAACTTAATCACAGATATTTTTGCCCAAATAGATACGCTGGATGTTGTGTTCATTGGCAGTGCTTCTATCCGAGGTACAGAGTTAGGCCCTCTTGTGACTTTGGGCGATCTGAAAAAAGTTTATCCTTACGATGGTGCATTATATAAGTTTCGATTGACTGGGGCAAATTTACTTAAAATATTTAACTATGTTCTCAGACCAGAAAATAGAATGCCTGATGAAAGCAATTGTTTTCAAATTAGTCAAGGTGTTCGGGTAGTTTACAGCGATGCTGAGAAGAAAGTAGTATCTTTGTTAATTAATGGCAACCTGGTTCAGGAAGACAAAGAATACAGCATTTGCCTTGAGGAATATCATTATAAAAATTCTGTCATGAGTCTGAACATGACAGCGGAAGAACTAGGTAGCTCAAAAGCGATCGCAACCTCTGTTCAAAGTGTTCTGGAAGAATATCTGAGTTCACATCAGTTGCTTGACGCTCATATTGAAGGGCGCTGGACTTTTCAATAA
- a CDS encoding alpha/beta hydrolase codes for MNNLFGHWTSALRKNSLTLVLSALLPTFGLSNSAFAAERIYASYSAFERSISIQALEDYAKTGVINDDLDVYKQYLKKGQIQQLRRALLTPIKVSHVAISQFLYTSQGEFLLNRLGEVIKTESRQQKPSLHALRSALILAAAEPEGLTLLNILRKYPSRSMYIDLARTMSMGSELEKLVNETKRAVAAVEEKSSIEATSSKLPFNLLSLKQDLRRKGQYRAQKQTLKFFDATRNRFLLTDIYLPNAQGRVPVIVVSHGLGSDSSNFAYVATYLASYGFAVVVPNHPGSDTKQLRSLLNGKTNEVAPPDEFQNRPLDIKYVLDQLEDRNKFDSRYKGRLNLQQVGVFGHSFGGYTALALAGAKINFEQLAKDCRENAIKDTWNLSLLLQCNALEARGSERKVYDFRDKRVKAVMAVNPITSSIFGETGLSQIQTPVLIAASSDDTIAPALYEQILPFSWIDNSQKYLAVISKTSHFSAIGEGQGSANQFALPSELVGEDPSLARRYLNILSLPFFATYVAEMPQYNTFLNAAYVKAISGKSVSLSLVQSLTTNELARGFKK; via the coding sequence ATGAACAACTTATTTGGTCATTGGACTAGCGCCCTGAGAAAGAATTCCTTAACGCTAGTTCTATCTGCTTTGCTGCCAACATTTGGATTGAGCAATTCTGCCTTTGCTGCGGAGCGAATTTATGCATCGTATTCAGCTTTTGAACGTTCCATTTCCATACAGGCATTAGAAGACTATGCCAAAACAGGTGTCATTAACGATGATTTGGATGTTTACAAGCAATATCTCAAAAAAGGGCAAATCCAGCAGTTGCGGCGAGCGTTACTGACTCCCATCAAAGTGAGCCATGTCGCGATTTCCCAATTTCTCTATACTTCACAAGGAGAATTTTTACTGAACCGTTTGGGAGAAGTCATTAAAACGGAATCTCGCCAACAAAAACCAAGCTTACACGCTTTACGTTCGGCGCTGATTCTAGCGGCGGCGGAGCCAGAAGGTTTAACGTTGTTAAATATATTGCGTAAATATCCCAGCCGTAGTATGTATATTGACTTAGCACGTACTATGAGCATGGGATCGGAGTTAGAAAAACTTGTCAATGAAACCAAACGTGCTGTAGCCGCAGTTGAAGAAAAGTCAAGTATAGAAGCAACTTCCAGTAAATTACCGTTTAACCTTCTTTCGCTCAAGCAAGATTTAAGAAGAAAAGGACAATACAGAGCGCAAAAACAAACCCTGAAATTTTTCGACGCTACCCGCAACCGATTTTTGCTAACCGATATTTACCTTCCTAACGCTCAAGGTCGAGTTCCTGTTATTGTTGTTTCTCACGGTTTGGGTTCTGACAGTAGTAACTTTGCCTATGTAGCAACTTACCTTGCTTCTTATGGCTTTGCTGTTGTTGTTCCAAATCATCCCGGTAGCGATACCAAGCAATTGCGATCGCTTCTTAATGGCAAAACAAATGAGGTAGCACCACCAGATGAATTTCAGAACCGACCTCTAGATATTAAGTATGTATTAGATCAACTCGAAGACCGGAATAAATTTGACTCTCGTTATAAAGGTCGGCTCAATCTGCAACAAGTAGGAGTTTTTGGTCACTCTTTTGGCGGCTACACGGCTTTAGCCCTTGCAGGTGCAAAGATTAACTTCGAGCAACTTGCAAAAGATTGTCGAGAAAATGCCATTAAAGATACTTGGAATTTATCCCTACTCCTTCAGTGTAATGCACTGGAAGCGCGAGGTAGCGAACGCAAAGTTTATGATTTTCGAGACAAAAGAGTCAAAGCCGTAATGGCAGTCAATCCAATTACCAGCAGTATTTTTGGAGAAACAGGGTTAAGCCAAATTCAAACTCCCGTTTTGATTGCTGCTAGTAGTGATGATACCATCGCTCCAGCTTTATACGAACAAATATTACCTTTTTCTTGGATTGACAACTCACAAAAGTACTTAGCAGTTATTTCAAAAACCAGCCATTTTTCAGCAATTGGAGAAGGGCAAGGAAGTGCAAATCAATTCGCATTACCCTCAGAACTTGTTGGAGAAGATCCAAGTCTTGCACGCCGATATTTAAACATTTTGAGTTTGCCATTCTTTGCAACTTATGTTGCAGAAATGCCTCAATATAATACTTTTCTTAATGCTGCTTATGTCAAAGCAATATCTGGTAAGTCGGTTAGTTTAAGTCTTGTACAATCTTTGACCACAAATGAATTAGCACGAGGGTTTAAGAAGTAA
- a CDS encoding DMT family transporter: MHTTTGRWRLGLALSLLTVLLWGILPIALAIALQVLDVYTVIWFRFLVSFVVLAIYLGGRWKLPNLSHLRSTSWILLAIAIFFLAGNYLFFMQGLALTSPANAEVIIQLAPLLMGIGGLILFKERYTLLQWIGISLLTVGLVLFFHEQLNNLITSQGKYLVGSGFVVVGAITWSIYALAQKQLLQSLSSPSIMLVIYGGCTLCFTPFANPKTIFTLGFWHFAILLFCAFNTLIAYGAFAESLEHWEASRVSAVLALAPVVTLIAVWFVSVLSPKLIAPESLTLVGIIGAVLVVLGSVTIALGKSTKT; this comes from the coding sequence ATGCATACTACCACTGGTCGCTGGCGTTTAGGACTAGCATTATCACTGCTGACCGTTCTCTTGTGGGGAATTTTACCTATTGCCTTAGCGATCGCTCTACAAGTTCTTGATGTTTATACTGTCATTTGGTTTCGCTTTTTAGTATCTTTTGTGGTGTTAGCTATTTATTTGGGAGGACGGTGGAAGTTACCCAATCTGTCTCATTTGCGTTCCACTTCTTGGATACTATTAGCGATCGCAATTTTTTTCCTAGCTGGAAATTACCTTTTCTTCATGCAGGGGTTAGCACTTACTTCACCAGCTAATGCTGAAGTGATTATTCAGCTAGCACCTTTACTTATGGGTATTGGAGGTTTAATTCTTTTTAAAGAAAGGTATACATTACTTCAGTGGATTGGTATCAGTCTTCTAACTGTAGGGCTAGTCTTATTTTTTCACGAACAATTGAATAACTTAATTACATCTCAGGGAAAATACCTTGTAGGTAGCGGTTTCGTTGTTGTAGGAGCCATAACTTGGTCAATTTATGCCCTAGCACAAAAACAATTGCTACAATCTTTATCCTCTCCCAGTATCATGCTTGTGATTTACGGAGGATGTACTTTGTGTTTCACTCCATTTGCCAATCCAAAAACAATTTTTACACTGGGTTTTTGGCATTTTGCCATTCTCCTTTTTTGTGCCTTCAATACTCTAATAGCCTACGGTGCTTTTGCTGAATCTTTAGAACATTGGGAAGCCTCACGTGTCAGTGCCGTTTTAGCTTTAGCTCCCGTTGTAACATTAATTGCTGTTTGGTTTGTATCAGTTCTATCACCAAAATTGATAGCACCAGAATCTTTGACCCTAGTGGGAATCATAGGAGCGGTTTTAGTTGTGTTAGGTTCAGTTACAATTGCTCTAGGGAAATCTACGAAAACGTAA
- a CDS encoding GNAT family N-acetyltransferase, protein MTAKFEYSQVGQEDAQKLENIIAQCFISLREDIDFYFNCIGLENFRLIRRDLQIAGGLATIPMSQWWGNSRVPMVGLAAVGIAPEHRGDGSAIALLEHTLKECQTNGVPISCLYPATQRLYRKAGYEQGGFFCSWEILTQSIQIKEQPLPLLEVSPEEKAFYNLYQQKAQFNNGYLDRHQAIWKQIIKPDNNETVYAYLIGTVEQPQGYIIFSQHQDRDSSFIRIRDWVVLTPVAGQTVWSFLANHRSQIQSVCWKGSAIDSLTLLLPEQTARQKATSRWMLRIVDVAKALEKRGYFSTTQAELHLEIKDNLLPENNGKFILSVANGRGEVRSGGKGEMKLDIRGLAPLYTGLYAPYQLQLAGYLDATETALLTATQIFAGASPSMSDFF, encoded by the coding sequence ATGACAGCAAAATTTGAATACAGCCAAGTCGGTCAAGAGGACGCTCAAAAACTAGAAAATATCATCGCACAGTGTTTTATCAGCCTTCGGGAAGACATTGATTTTTACTTCAATTGCATCGGCTTAGAAAACTTTCGTCTCATTCGTCGCGATCTCCAGATTGCAGGTGGGCTTGCAACAATCCCCATGAGTCAGTGGTGGGGTAATTCTCGCGTCCCTATGGTAGGACTTGCTGCTGTAGGTATTGCGCCAGAACATCGCGGAGATGGATCTGCGATCGCGTTATTGGAGCATACCCTAAAAGAATGCCAGACGAACGGAGTCCCAATCTCATGTCTTTATCCTGCAACTCAGCGTCTTTATCGCAAAGCAGGTTACGAACAGGGAGGGTTCTTTTGTTCTTGGGAAATACTGACCCAGAGTATTCAAATCAAAGAACAGCCCCTTCCCCTCCTAGAAGTTTCCCCAGAAGAAAAAGCATTTTATAACCTTTACCAACAGAAAGCACAATTCAACAACGGGTACCTCGACAGACATCAAGCCATATGGAAACAAATTATTAAACCTGACAATAACGAAACTGTTTACGCCTATCTCATTGGTACGGTAGAGCAACCACAAGGTTACATCATCTTCAGCCAGCACCAAGATCGGGATAGCTCTTTTATCAGAATCAGAGATTGGGTCGTTCTTACACCTGTAGCAGGACAAACTGTTTGGAGTTTTCTTGCCAATCATCGCTCTCAAATTCAGTCTGTATGCTGGAAAGGGTCTGCAATTGACTCCCTCACGTTATTGTTACCAGAACAAACAGCTCGGCAAAAAGCTACCTCGCGTTGGATGTTACGGATAGTAGATGTTGCAAAAGCGCTAGAGAAACGCGGTTATTTCAGTACAACTCAAGCAGAACTGCACCTAGAGATTAAAGATAACCTGCTTCCAGAAAACAATGGTAAATTTATCCTGTCTGTTGCCAACGGACGCGGTGAAGTCAGAAGCGGTGGAAAAGGAGAGATGAAGCTAGATATTAGAGGATTAGCACCCCTGTACACGGGCTTGTACGCACCCTACCAATTGCAGCTAGCAGGATATCTAGATGCAACAGAAACAGCCTTATTAACAGCAACTCAAATTTTTGCTGGTGCATCCCCAAGTATGTCTGATTTCTTCTAA